A stretch of DNA from Coccidioides posadasii str. Silveira chromosome 4, complete sequence:
GGTTGTTTCTCCAGTTGTATTATTTTGTTTTTGATCTTATTGAATAATTCTTGATAGAAAGTATTAGCTAAGACTTTATTATTCTAATCAGTATTAACATAGACTTGCTAAAATcttataatatagtcttgtggtgatatcttttgttatATATAATGTAACTGCTGAACTACTACATTTTGTTTCTTGACTTCTCTaaaagtggttttcaatatctgaataaagatattataaCTGTTAATAATTTTAAGCAAgttattattctgattaACTTTGTCTTTTTTGTAGTAATTCTGCAGATAGATATTGAATTAATTGAATGCTGCTttataaagatataatactgttattattattttgttcttattattactgagttctttatcttttatattcatGTAGATATACAGTTGTCTCAAGAAAGcttataatttttcttatttactcttgaagagttctgGTAGATTGActttagctttatctttcttctcttattatctgataaataagataatCATAATCTGagtctcaagctgcttgttataatcttttaatttgtggttctgctcttcaagtttctcagtaatctgttcaagctgcaagattctatttataagatcttgagtgtTAATAGCTGGTGTCTTGAATACAGACATGATTTCTGTATTCTATTAAGTCTTGATGTGAAGTGAAGATTatatctttatctttaatcataatgcagaaagttctttctttatatataaTCTCTGAAGTCTCAGGTGTATTCTCTTCTAAGTCAGAGATAATCAATATATTATGTTGAGTTTAAGATATTGTGCAATCTGTAATTCTCTCTTGAGTTTTTAGatatataagaaaaagcaaagattcTAAGAAGAGTTGTAATAAATTAAGATAGTGATTAATAGTTTAATGGTGTtctggttgagtgggcagtcttgctctgataataaaAAGTTTTCATACaaatatatcagagtcagagcaagattattatatcttttcaAGAACAGcaaaatcagatacaattaTACAGTATTACAAAACTTCAATAATATAGAAAGTAATCAAAATATAagagtatctgattcaaaaatatttataagatagatagaaagattaattataataaataagtctattgaatctctggtaataagttttcttatatatataatgcttctggtgatagttctgctaagctgttctatttATTCTACtacagtatgcttgctatattCTTTAATCAGTTCTATCACACTCAGTGCAATCAGTTAACTTATTAATTTAATTGCTGGTTACATGACTTCTTGTTCTTAAGTTTCTCCACAATGGTTTGTAACTTTGCCTTGTCAGGTCTTCTTTAATcattctgtgtctttggctgttGTGCTGCAAGATTCATAATACAGATGAAAACTCCTAATTTTGACTTTATAAAATACTTTCACTATTTGCCTGTGCTAGATCTCTCTGTTGATATTAATACTACAAGCCCAGCTGCCTTATTCACTTTCTatattactgagaaagatatATTGCAAATTATAAAAGCTACAAATCAATATGCAGGAATTCAGTGGGCAAAATCTACTGCTGATTATGGCCATTTCTGAAAACCAACTACCATTAtcaagatcaagatatttcttGGTATAATTATCTAtataagagtacatcaaTCTCTGCAGCTTTGTCAATACTGGCAGAAGAATATTAAACAAGAATCTATTCACTTGCCTGGTTTCTATATAATATTTAAGTAATTTGAGCAGTGTGAGGATcgtacatgtggatcagtgtgacaatgaatctctaggaggaatatacatgaaaaaagagtatgtgaggtaaaaggtctgtattctggcaactatgtaaggtagttcaccactaaacaagccacaccactaaacaagccaaattttgccaaatgctccatgtaatgaatttattaaatatctcaacaaccagatctttattattaaatagctattaaatattaaataaatgtattctttaaagtatagaaattagtatagttaggaaaataaacaggtgaacagcctaatattacagttagagcaagagattcagaGGGTaaatagaaaagaattcaaagaaatatcaacagtagatttctcagctaaAGAGTCTAATGCTTTGCTAGAGAtacttgtagagctcttactttctcttttggAAGATTGTATAGGCTCTTCACAATAAGACTCTTTAGTAGAGAAGTTCTTTCAACAGTGCTTTGAAGTCAGTGCTTGAAGCTCTGACTGTCAGTATTTATTAGTATATTCAACTacttattttttcttctctgctagttataaagtcttcttcttctcacaaGCAACATATTGTATCTCTTTTTATCTAGTCTATTTaattttttcagtctcttatTGCTTCTGAATCTTTTTACAGACattcttttatttaatttatctttttttaacATCTCTAGCAGCCTGCTTTTTTTAAAGCTCTTATTGAAGTTTTGTCTCTTGTGtttaagtaattttatcagctttttcagtctctatttcatccagaTGCTTGCAtgtcttaagaacttttattAAAGATCAGAACTACacttgactagaattattTCTATTAAGTAGATCTAGAGGCTTGCCTCACTTGCAgtattgcttctttattattagagttaatcttagcTGCTGATTCTTATGTTTCAGCAGTTCATTACAAAAAGCAAATTACTTACTAGCTTGAATAACTTATTTAATGCTCTGCAAATTTAGACTGTatcagagatatatattcttgatctcttgtcagagctggtgcatattgctagaaataaAAGATTTAACTGATAGTGTAGAagcttgagcagtttcaaatcagtATAGTTAATATTAAGAATTTAGAAAGTTAATCTCAGTCTTTGTAAAGttagcaagtatatttttaattgttaaagtcttcttccaagCTACATTAAATAATcttcagaaatctctttttgtcattcaaatatagcttatttcttaatatagtagtgcttccagcttATTAAAATATGCCTTGTCCAGCAGTTCAAAGATTCCAATATtaagagattgcaaacagTAAGTTAAATACAGTGAgagaattataagaagaatcttttcaCAGTTAGTgtattcaataaatttcatatttatataagAGAAATGACTATCTAGTAGAAGTAGACATCTTTCTCAaccagcttgtttcttagtatGCCAATTGAAGACTTATTTCAACCACTCTAGttcatatttattattactcTAActatttgttgaagctgtaaAGTAGGCCCATTCACTttcattataattatctagcTATATATTCTGAAGATCTCATAATTTACTCTagtaaataagagctggagatagtgcaatttcttcagcagagactgagcagagtaataagagaaatttctAATTATTATTCTGAATGGcagcattctttccagcttataGAGCTTTaatagagactaattactttaagatatGACAGAAGcctagaagaaattcttttttattaaaattatagatgtttgagagcttaagattatattaattaattttctgctctAACTATTTCATAAGTAATAGTCAAATAATTAGCCAGCATTAACAACTGTAATTAtaaataattaaataaatcatTAAATTACAAgtatatagaagtgcttaaagtactgatagttatctacTATCTATTTATTTTGAttaattgctttgagataaatgcaTTTGATCTTGTTATTATATCACTcataaaattaattaatttagTTAATTCTaacattttcttctgttatctcttgtacaatattttatagaatctgagatataatAGCAAGGCCacagctagagagcttgtttatataattcagaagctctgtcttctgtatatcagagagctttttcttatattagaagactgctttattCTGAGTAAGTTACAAGTCTTTATACTATCAGTATAGAGTCTCTCagttaactgagtactttcttaCAGTTACAGTATAATTTGAGATCTCTTgtaattcaagatctttaattgCAAGTCTAATTAAGATATTGTTGATCATGTtgttgcatattgaatgttgaacaTTAGAGGAATTTtagtggtggaagatttggctcatttagtggtgtggctcacttagtggtgaactaccttacaacttgtaaacaagattgccactggctcccagcaagggatTCGCGCAGTGatggccttttatgtgtgctcgcgagcacatgacttagtgcctcgcgaggacacatgcagctcccagcagctcgcaagctgaggcctctggccctcgcgggtgctgtttgtccatgtaaggggttcgcggcgaatccttacaagCAGCTCAAGtgatatatttatatatcAGACTCAAATTCTCACAGCACCAAGAGCTTATTTGATAAATTAAAACCCCTACTATCAAATTTCCATGCTGTATGTAGATGCTACTACCAACCAGGCTCAACTCTTTTAATTAATAAGATAATGATTTGGTGCTTTGGCCACAGTAAGCACACAGTTAAAATGCTCAACAAGTCAATCAAGCAAAGATATAAGATCTTTGGCTTAGCAGAACAAAGCTATTTTTGAATCTTTTGCATAAGTAGTTATCAATTGAACATTTTGCATATACTACAGTACCTGGAGTTGACCAAGACTGAATCTCTAGTAGTGGAGTTAATTAAGTGACTTCTTACTATTTCACTCAATTCACTATTATGCCCCTTGCCTGAGCTTGAAAATATTTATTCAAAGAATGTCACTAGCTACTTAATTTATATAGACAACTACTTCTTGTCAATTACTTTATTCAGCTATCTATAAGAGCAAGAATATAAAGCTTGTGGGACTACATGACCAGGCAAATTATCTACTATTCTTTAAGAGCTCAAGAAGTATGGTAGCTTAGCAAAGATTCTTTACAATACTCTATGCTATCAATCTGAGAATAAGATCCTCTGTCTAGTCTGGAAAGACAATAATATAGTACTTGCACTGTCAACTATTCATTCTCTgaatatcttcattatctgAAAGTGAAAGAAATCTAGAATTATCTTTACAAATAAGCCTCAGATCTGGTGAATCTTTAGTGATGACCCTATTAAAGAGCTTGAGATACCAGCTCTCATTAATGACTATAACCATTATATAGATGGGATTGATATAGCAAATCAGTATAGAGAATCTTGTAAGACCCATTGCACTGAGTATAGGACCTGGCTGTCAATTCTCTAGTGGCTGCTTGACCATGCAATAATCAATACTTATATACTTTACCAGCTATCTTGTTCTTGCTTTACTACTAGGCTGATTGGGCATATAGCATTCTGTAAACAACTCTATAAGACTTTTTTCAAATCTGCTGACTTTTTACCACTGCAATAATCAAATACAGATCTTATTCATTTATGAACTATATTGTCAGCTATGATAGTTTGTGCCTGGTGTCAGTATAAAAAGCAACAAGGTCAAATGAAGAAAGGCTGGGTCTCTAGATCACTGTGTGGTTGCTCAGTTTGTATAGTAGCTCTCTGCCTCAAGAGACATTGCTGGGAAGAGTTCCATTCTACAAATAGAATTCTAATATAACCAAAATAGGCTTAGAGTGAATAAATTACAGATTACCGCCAAATACACCAGCCTCCAATAGAATTCCAGTATTAAATACGCTACTGTACACGCTAATTTCTACGCTAATTTTGCCTGGCGGCCGGACGAGGGGATAGGGCTATTTTCACAGCTCTGAATTTTTCCATAGAAATCCATATATGCTATTCCATCCAGTTCACAGAGCACCAGTATTAGCATAAGATATAAATTTCTGGCGATTGTTGATTGAAATATTATACAACTGGTTGGCACTTGAATTTCTGTTGTCCATTCTTGGTGTCACTTGTGCTTGCCAAGATAGTTATCATGTGATTGTTGCCTGTTGCCCGGAAGCAATTCAACAAGCTTAATCGACATTCTGGGTGTTTCCAATCAGTTGCCTCGTTCTTCTATTTCTGAGAAGGCACCAAAAGGGCTCAAAAACTCGGCTTCATTATGTCAAGCCAGCCCACTACTCTTCAGTCCCAGACTGGCATCCAACGTCACGGCGAGATTTCATCCCAAGCCCAGAAGCCAACAACTGCTctggaagaagatgatgagtTCGAGGATTTTCCTGTTGAAGGTAAATTGCTGTTGCAGCTCGTTAAACTCCCATGACCCTTGGTTAGCCTTGTTGACAGGCTAATTTCCGTTTCTTCTAGATTGGCCTCAAGAAGATGCCGAGGCACTTGGCCCAGCGGGAACAAACAATGATCATCTGTGGGAGGAAAGCTGGGATGACGATGATAGCAATGAGGAATTCTCTAGACAATTGAAGTGAGTGTTGCTTGAACAAATGAGAAAAGCCCAGCACTGTAACAGAAATCTTTCCAGTCTGAAACTAACAAGTTTTTAATCCAGGGAAGAATTGAAGAAAGTGGAAGCTATGAAACAGCAATGAGAAATACATAACCAGTCAATGCGATTCGCGGGAGTGGATATGCCTATGTAGCACTCTGTATACCTTGGAGACAATGCGCTTCGACATGAAGTCAAAAGGACTAAAAGGCCTAAAGCTGGGTTTCAAACATGGAAAATAACCCCTCTACTAAGAATATTTTTTAACTGTGCCGACATCTTCCACGTCATAGCTTCACTTAATTTGAAAGGACAAATGTGAGATCTATTTGAGAGATAGATTTGCAATATTCTCCTGCGTGTTTCATAACACAAGAGTCCACAAGAGTCACTGCATGGCATGTAACAAACACCCATCATTTTGTGTTATCCATGGGAGTTCTCACGCGAAAAATTTGATA
This window harbors:
- the SEM1 gene encoding 26S proteasome complex subunit (EggNog:ENOG410PS8W~COG:O) codes for the protein MSSQPTTLQSQTGIQRHGEISSQAQKPTTALEEDDEFEDFPVEDWPQEDAEALGPAGTNNDHLWEESWDDDDSNEEFSRQLKEELKKVEAMKQQ